The Paenibacillus sp. RC334 nucleotide sequence ATTACTGACTTTTTGAAAAACTTACTAAGGTACTGAGTGGATGTAGAAAGAACTTTGACTCATATAATATTTATAAGATTTGGGTAGCGACATTATTAGAATACAAACAGACTGTTTCTTAGCAAGTACGCAGGGATTTAACCTCCAGCGTGCTTGCCTTTTTGCTATGTTCAGCTTTTTTTATCAATGCTGTCACCCTTCATCCTGTCGGGTTGCTTATCCTACGCTAAAGTTTCATAATATTTGTAGGAGTGCCATGCAAGCATGCAAGAATTTCTTCGTATGCTCACAGCTTGACGCAGATAAAGAGCTTATATTATGGATTAGGGGTGAAGCAGTCATGAATGATACGATTTCCTTGTTGATGAATCATCGGTCTGTACGAAAATTCAAGTCAGATGCCGTTACTGACGAGCAGCTCGCAGCTATTGTGGGAGCAGGCCAGATGGCTTCCTCGTCCAGCAATGTACAGGCTTATACCGTCATTGCCGTTACAGAGCCTTCTTTGAAAACAAAGCTGGCTGAGTTGGCAGGTGGCCAGGCTTACGTTGAGCAATGCCCGGCGTTCCTCGTGTGGTGTGCAGATTTGTACCGCTTGAAGCAGGTCACAGTTCACCATCAACCGGGCAAGTCCTCCTATGAAGGTTCCGTCGAAAATTACACGGTTGCGACCATTGATGCCGCGTTAGCTGCACAGAATGCAGCGGTAGCCGCCGAATCACTCGGTTTGGGCATTGTCTACATCGGGGGCATCCGTACAAAAATAGCCGAGGTATCCGAGCTGTTGGGATTGCCTGAGCTGGTATATCCAGTGTTCGGTATGTGTATTGGTGTACCGGATCAGGAAGAGGGTTTACGTCCACGTCTTCCACTGTCCGGTGTTTTGCATATGAACGGCTACGA carries:
- the nfsA gene encoding oxygen-insensitive NADPH nitroreductase, whose translation is MNDTISLLMNHRSVRKFKSDAVTDEQLAAIVGAGQMASSSSNVQAYTVIAVTEPSLKTKLAELAGGQAYVEQCPAFLVWCADLYRLKQVTVHHQPGKSSYEGSVENYTVATIDAALAAQNAAVAAESLGLGIVYIGGIRTKIAEVSELLGLPELVYPVFGMCIGVPDQEEGLRPRLPLSGVLHMNGYDKNQTMKAVDLYDHTSAEYLKERTGGQRSTPWSEQMAARLTEPARLQMKSFLEQKGFLKQ